In a single window of the Rhopalosiphum padi isolate XX-2018 chromosome 1, ASM2088224v1, whole genome shotgun sequence genome:
- the LOC132918726 gene encoding LOW QUALITY PROTEIN: aromatic-L-amino-acid decarboxylase-like (The sequence of the model RefSeq protein was modified relative to this genomic sequence to represent the inferred CDS: deleted 2 bases in 2 codons): protein MDSESFRICGKTVIDYIADYMDNIRDRPVLSTVKPGYLYEMVPPEAPVKGEDWRTVMADVENVIMPGVTHWNSPQFHAFFPTGNSYPAIIGDMLCNGIGSIGFSWITSPACTELEVQVMNWFGKILDLPKQFLNESEGPGGGVLQGSASEATFVCLLAAKDRTTKRIKALDPSMTDGEIKAKLVAYTSDQSNSSVEKAGLLGSMPMRMLKADNSGRMTGAILAEAMAEDIAKGLIPCYVVATLGTTGTCAFDCLQELGPICNANNIWLHVDAAYAGAAFVLPEYRYLMAGVQYADSFDVNLHKWLLVNFDCSALWVKNATHLVDAFNVDRVYLKHSYQSQDPQVPDYRHWQIPLGRRFRSLKMWFVLRLYGVEGLQAHIKKQIHLADMFGKLVKQDPRFEVVTVTMGLVCFRLKGDNAWTKNLYERLMASGQIYLVTATVRSRLVIRFVVCSRLTEEVDVHFAWNEIRAQADRVDGEREVTPASICNGLTGTWPKDKDCELTAATNIVVKSLTQG from the exons atggATTCTGAGTCGTTTAGAATATGCGGGAAGACCGTCATCGACTATATCGCCGACTACATGGATAACATCCGAgacag GCCCGTTCTATCTACCGTGAAACCGGGATATCTGTATGAAATGGTGCCACCTGAGGCTCCGGTCAAAGGTGAAGATTGGAGAACGGTAATGGCTGATGTGGAGAACGTAATCATGCCTGGCGTTACACACTGGAACTCACCGCAGTTTCACGCATTTTTTCCGACTGGAAACTCTTATCCGGCCATAATCGGAGATATGCTGTGTAACGGGATCGGATCTATAGGATTTTCTTGg ATAACGAGCCCAGCGTGTACCGAACTGGAAGTGCAAGTTATGAATTGGTTTGGGAAAATCTTAGATTTgccaaaacagtttttaaacgAATCCGAAGGACCCGGTGGAGGCGTACTTcag GGCAGCGCCAGTGAAGCCACATTTGTTTGCCTGTTGGCAGCCAAAGACCGCACGACAAAGCGGATCAAAGCACTCGACCCGAGCATGACTGAC GGCGAGATTAAGGCGAAATTAGTTGCCTACACTTCCG ATCAGTCCAATTCGAGTGTAGAGAAAGCCGGTCTGCTGGGATCGATGCCGATGCGGATGCTCAAGGCGGACAATAGCGGCAGGATGACCGGAGCCATATTGGCTGAAGCCATGGCCGAAGACATTGCCAAAGGGCTGATACCGTGTTACGTGGTTGCCACATTGGGCACTACTGGTACTTGCGCGTTCGACTGTCTGCAGGAGCTGGGCCCCATCTGCAACGCAAACAACATTTGGTTGCACGTCGACGCCGCTTATGCAG GTGCCGCTTTCGTCTTACCGGAATATAGATATCTGATGGCGGGAGTACAGTACGCTGACTCGTTCGACGTCAACTTGCATAAATGGCTTTTGGTGAACTTTGACTGTTCAGCTTTGTGGGTGAAGAACGCCACTCATTTGGTGGATGCGTTCAACGTGGACCGGGTATACTTGAAGCACAGCTACCAGAGTCAAGATCCCCAAGTACCAGATTACAGA CATTGGCAAATACCGTTGGGCCGGAGGTTCAGATCGTTGAAAATGTGGTTTGTGTTGAGATTGTACGGCGTAGAGGGCCTACAAGCACATATTAAAAAACAGATTCACTTGGCGGACATGTTTGGGAAGTTAGTCAAACAGGACCCGAGGTTTGAAGTCGTCACAGTAACCATGGGATTGGTTTGCTTCCGATTAAAG GGCGACAACGCCTGGACGAAAAACCTTTACGAGCGACTGATGGCGAGCGGGCAAATTTACTTGGTCACGGCCACCGTC CGGTCTAGGCTAGTTATACGGTTCGTGGTGTGCAGCCGGCTGACCGAGGAGGTTGACGTACATTTCGCGTGGAACGAGATACGTGCGCAGGCCGACCGCGTGGATGGCGAACGGGAAGTGACGCCTGCTAGCATTTGCAACGGCCTGACAGGAACGTGGCCAAAGGACAAGGACTGTGAACTCACCGCCGCCACTAACATCGTCGTCAAGTCTTTGACCCAAGGATGA